Proteins from a genomic interval of Danio rerio strain Tuebingen ecotype United States chromosome 4, GRCz12tu, whole genome shotgun sequence:
- the LOC110439356 gene encoding LOW QUALITY PROTEIN: pseudouridylate synthase PUS7L-like (The sequence of the model RefSeq protein was modified relative to this genomic sequence to represent the inferred CDS: inserted 1 base in 1 codon; deleted 2 bases in 2 codons; substituted 4 bases at 4 genomic stop codons), which produces MXRNTLSCFISDLGFNGAIKNSPQDFVVIEIDTNGQLVNSVNTEEEKKKKERPCQAVTGIDKLTPYKPNDTDSLIQDCFNLNVILGPNVNRELXHFTNKLKVKPCSDDNEKVPFRSFADKHMRVWFNFPFLQTXNXTEIQVREDPDFQELASLALXDAEDFFRFIDAKTPGSVFTFLPDDYKEHWTLVHHFVSRRFGKLVETKSFVDQQKTCIMVRLSERGKQGKKRTMADRFKCRRRVLLWLLEKGLEFERRGMQISCVRPAFEALKLGRLQGNHFELVI; this is translated from the exons ATGTAGAGAAACACTCTCTCCTGCTTTATATCAGACCTTGGCTTCAAT GGAGCCATAAAAAACTCACCTCAAGACTTTGTTGTTATTGAGATAGACACCAATGGACAACTTGTTAACAGTGTAAAtactgaagaagaa aagaagaagaaagaaagaccTTGTCAAGCTGTTACAGGGATTGATAAATTAACACCATATAAACCAAATGACACTGACAGTTTAATTCAGGATTGCTTTAATCTGAATGTAATCCTGGGTCCAAATGTGAACAGGGAATTGTAGCATTTTACTAATAAACTGAAAGTGAAACCCTGTTCAGATGATAATGAAAAGGTGCCGTTCAGATCTTTTGCTGATAAACACATGAGAGTTTGGTTCAACTTCCCCTTCCTCCAGA CCAACTAGACTGAGATCCAGGTCAGAGAAGATCCAGACTTCCAGGAGCTTGCCAGTTTGGCCTTATGAGATGCTGAGGACTTTTTCAGGTTTATTGATGCCAAAACACCTGGTTCTGTGTTCACCTTCCTGCCCGATGACTACAAGGAGCACTGGACATTGGTTCATCATTTTGTTAGCAGGCGTTTCGGGAAGCTTGTGGAAACCAAGAGCTTTGTGGACCAGCAGAAGACTTGCATTATGGTGAGACTGAGTGAGAGAGGCAAACAAGGCAAGAAGAGAACGATGGCAGACCGTTTTAAATGCAGGAGGAGAGTTCTCTTGTG GTTGCTGGAGAAAGGCTTAGAGTTTGAGAGGAGAGGAATGCAGATCTCTTGTGTCCGTCCTGCGTTTGAAGCTCTTAAGCTTGGAAGACTGCAGGGAAATCACTTTGAACTGGTCATCTGA
- the LOC100536109 gene encoding pseudouridylate synthase PUS7L-like isoform X1: protein MKTTIPVLQLNSGERLSRIRELEHFTNKLKVKPCSDDQEKVELLLGTFPDKHMRAVVHRAVRFNFPFLQTLTNQSEIRVREDPDFQELAGLASEGEAEDFFRFIDAKTPGSVFTFLPNDSKEHRTSVHHLVSRRFGKLVETRSFVDQQKTCITVRLRERGKQAKKRTMADCQMQEESLYTAFTLRKENLETLEAISYMAAVLGVLPSDFTYAGIKDKRAITYQAMVVKKISPERLLEKGSEFERRGMQISCVRPAFEALKIGRLQGNHFELVIRDLKHHGKHGLAELPQLIEEAVENVKNKGFVNYYGPQRFGSGSCVQIKNTVFEQEASVKLFFTPEDDDDLQNKAKRHFLHTGNAKESLALMPAYKARERLMLRALQRYGSGQEGCTRGWLSLPHSMRVFYLHSYCSRVWNQAAKYRLQKLGFKPVQGDLVWAEHVKGLKDATVELSAPQIHVVTSDEEKNEVLSLDQVILPMPGNSVKYPENLLGQWYQD from the exons atgaagaCAACGAttccag TTTTGCAGCTAAACTCAGGAGAGCGGCTCAGCAGGATCAGGGAACTGGAGCATTTTACTAATAAACTGAAGGTGAAACCCTGTTCAGATGATCAAGAAAAGGTTGAACTGTTGTTGGGAACTTTTCCTGATAAACACATGAGAGCTGTGGTCCACAGAGCGGTTCGGTTCAACTTCCCCTTCCTCCAGACTCTGACCAATCAATCTGAGATCCGGGTCAGAGAAGATCCAGACTTCCAGGAGCTCGCCGGTTTGGCTTCTGAAGGAGAAGCTGAGGACTTTTTCAGGTTTATTGATGCCAAAACACCTGGTTCTGTGTTCACGTTCCTGCCCAATGACAGCAAGGAGCACCGGACATCAGTTCATCATTTAGTTAGCAGGCGTTTCGGGAAGCTTGTGGAAACCAGGAGCTTTGTGGACCAGCAGAAGACTTGCATTACGGTGAGACTGAGGGAGAGAGGCAAACAAGCCAAGAAGAGAACGATGGCGGACTGTCAAATGCAGGAGGAGAGTTTATACACGG CTTTTACTCTGCGGAAGGAGAACCTGGAGACTCTGGAGGCCATCAGCTACATGGCTGCAGTACTCGGAGTGCTTCCCTCTGATTTCACTTATGCAGGAATTAAAGACAAGAGAGCCATTACTTACCAGGCCATGGTGGTGAAAAAGATCTCTCCAGAGCG GTTGCTGGAGAAAGGCTCAGAGTTTGAGAGGAGGGGAATGCAGATCTCTTGTGTCCGTCCTGCGTTTGAAGCTCTTAAGATTGGGAGACTGCAGGGAAATCACTTTGAGCTGGTCATCAGAGACCTGAAGCATCATGGGAAACATGGTCTTGCAGAGCTGCCACAGCTTATAGAGGAAGCAGTGGAAAATGTGAAG AACAAAGGCTTTGTGAATTATTACGGTCCTCAGCGGTTTGGAAGTGGTTCGTGTGTCCAGATCAA AAACACTGTGTTTGAGCAGGAGGCTTCAGTTAAGCTGTTCTTCACCCCAGAGGATGACGATGACCTCCAGAACAAAGCTAAACGTCATTTTCTGCACACAG GGAATGCCAAGGAGAGCTTGGCGCTGATGCCAGCGTATAAAGCCAGAGAGCGGCTCATGCTGCGGGCGCTCCAACGGTACGGCAGTGGACAGGAGGGTTGCACTCGTGGCTGGCTCAGTTTACCCCACAGCATGAGGGTCTTCTACCTTCACTCCTACTGCAGCAGAGTGTGGAACCAAGCAGCCAAATACAGGCTGCAAAAACTGGGCTTTAAGCCTGTTCAGGGCGATCTGGTTTGGGCTGAGCATGTAAAAGGGCTCAAAGATGCCACAGTGGAGCTCAGTGCTCCACAG ATCCATGTTGTGACTTCAGATGAGGAGAAGAATGAGGTTTTGTCATTAGATCAG GTGATTCTTCCTATGCCAGGAAATAGTGTCAAGTATCCAGAAAACCTTTTGGGTCAATGGTATCAAGACTGA
- the LOC100536109 gene encoding pseudouridylate synthase PUS7L-like isoform X2, translated as MRAVVHRAVRFNFPFLQTLTNQSEIRVREDPDFQELAGLASEGEAEDFFRFIDAKTPGSVFTFLPNDSKEHRTSVHHLVSRRFGKLVETRSFVDQQKTCITVRLRERGKQAKKRTMADCQMQEESLYTAFTLRKENLETLEAISYMAAVLGVLPSDFTYAGIKDKRAITYQAMVVKKISPERLLEKGSEFERRGMQISCVRPAFEALKIGRLQGNHFELVIRDLKHHGKHGLAELPQLIEEAVENVKNKGFVNYYGPQRFGSGSCVQIKNTVFEQEASVKLFFTPEDDDDLQNKAKRHFLHTGNAKESLALMPAYKARERLMLRALQRYGSGQEGCTRGWLSLPHSMRVFYLHSYCSRVWNQAAKYRLQKLGFKPVQGDLVWAEHVKGLKDATVELSAPQIHVVTSDEEKNEVLSLDQVILPMPGNSVKYPENLLGQWYQD; from the exons ATGAGAGCTGTGGTCCACAGAGCGGTTCGGTTCAACTTCCCCTTCCTCCAGACTCTGACCAATCAATCTGAGATCCGGGTCAGAGAAGATCCAGACTTCCAGGAGCTCGCCGGTTTGGCTTCTGAAGGAGAAGCTGAGGACTTTTTCAGGTTTATTGATGCCAAAACACCTGGTTCTGTGTTCACGTTCCTGCCCAATGACAGCAAGGAGCACCGGACATCAGTTCATCATTTAGTTAGCAGGCGTTTCGGGAAGCTTGTGGAAACCAGGAGCTTTGTGGACCAGCAGAAGACTTGCATTACGGTGAGACTGAGGGAGAGAGGCAAACAAGCCAAGAAGAGAACGATGGCGGACTGTCAAATGCAGGAGGAGAGTTTATACACGG CTTTTACTCTGCGGAAGGAGAACCTGGAGACTCTGGAGGCCATCAGCTACATGGCTGCAGTACTCGGAGTGCTTCCCTCTGATTTCACTTATGCAGGAATTAAAGACAAGAGAGCCATTACTTACCAGGCCATGGTGGTGAAAAAGATCTCTCCAGAGCG GTTGCTGGAGAAAGGCTCAGAGTTTGAGAGGAGGGGAATGCAGATCTCTTGTGTCCGTCCTGCGTTTGAAGCTCTTAAGATTGGGAGACTGCAGGGAAATCACTTTGAGCTGGTCATCAGAGACCTGAAGCATCATGGGAAACATGGTCTTGCAGAGCTGCCACAGCTTATAGAGGAAGCAGTGGAAAATGTGAAG AACAAAGGCTTTGTGAATTATTACGGTCCTCAGCGGTTTGGAAGTGGTTCGTGTGTCCAGATCAA AAACACTGTGTTTGAGCAGGAGGCTTCAGTTAAGCTGTTCTTCACCCCAGAGGATGACGATGACCTCCAGAACAAAGCTAAACGTCATTTTCTGCACACAG GGAATGCCAAGGAGAGCTTGGCGCTGATGCCAGCGTATAAAGCCAGAGAGCGGCTCATGCTGCGGGCGCTCCAACGGTACGGCAGTGGACAGGAGGGTTGCACTCGTGGCTGGCTCAGTTTACCCCACAGCATGAGGGTCTTCTACCTTCACTCCTACTGCAGCAGAGTGTGGAACCAAGCAGCCAAATACAGGCTGCAAAAACTGGGCTTTAAGCCTGTTCAGGGCGATCTGGTTTGGGCTGAGCATGTAAAAGGGCTCAAAGATGCCACAGTGGAGCTCAGTGCTCCACAG ATCCATGTTGTGACTTCAGATGAGGAGAAGAATGAGGTTTTGTCATTAGATCAG GTGATTCTTCCTATGCCAGGAAATAGTGTCAAGTATCCAGAAAACCTTTTGGGTCAATGGTATCAAGACTGA
- the LOC100536109 gene encoding pseudouridylate synthase PUS7L-like isoform X3, which produces MADCQMQEESLYTAFTLRKENLETLEAISYMAAVLGVLPSDFTYAGIKDKRAITYQAMVVKKISPERLLEKGSEFERRGMQISCVRPAFEALKIGRLQGNHFELVIRDLKHHGKHGLAELPQLIEEAVENVKNKGFVNYYGPQRFGSGSCVQIKNTVFEQEASVKLFFTPEDDDDLQNKAKRHFLHTGNAKESLALMPAYKARERLMLRALQRYGSGQEGCTRGWLSLPHSMRVFYLHSYCSRVWNQAAKYRLQKLGFKPVQGDLVWAEHVKGLKDATVELSAPQIHVVTSDEEKNEVLSLDQVILPMPGNSVKYPENLLGQWYQD; this is translated from the exons ATGGCGGACTGTCAAATGCAGGAGGAGAGTTTATACACGG CTTTTACTCTGCGGAAGGAGAACCTGGAGACTCTGGAGGCCATCAGCTACATGGCTGCAGTACTCGGAGTGCTTCCCTCTGATTTCACTTATGCAGGAATTAAAGACAAGAGAGCCATTACTTACCAGGCCATGGTGGTGAAAAAGATCTCTCCAGAGCG GTTGCTGGAGAAAGGCTCAGAGTTTGAGAGGAGGGGAATGCAGATCTCTTGTGTCCGTCCTGCGTTTGAAGCTCTTAAGATTGGGAGACTGCAGGGAAATCACTTTGAGCTGGTCATCAGAGACCTGAAGCATCATGGGAAACATGGTCTTGCAGAGCTGCCACAGCTTATAGAGGAAGCAGTGGAAAATGTGAAG AACAAAGGCTTTGTGAATTATTACGGTCCTCAGCGGTTTGGAAGTGGTTCGTGTGTCCAGATCAA AAACACTGTGTTTGAGCAGGAGGCTTCAGTTAAGCTGTTCTTCACCCCAGAGGATGACGATGACCTCCAGAACAAAGCTAAACGTCATTTTCTGCACACAG GGAATGCCAAGGAGAGCTTGGCGCTGATGCCAGCGTATAAAGCCAGAGAGCGGCTCATGCTGCGGGCGCTCCAACGGTACGGCAGTGGACAGGAGGGTTGCACTCGTGGCTGGCTCAGTTTACCCCACAGCATGAGGGTCTTCTACCTTCACTCCTACTGCAGCAGAGTGTGGAACCAAGCAGCCAAATACAGGCTGCAAAAACTGGGCTTTAAGCCTGTTCAGGGCGATCTGGTTTGGGCTGAGCATGTAAAAGGGCTCAAAGATGCCACAGTGGAGCTCAGTGCTCCACAG ATCCATGTTGTGACTTCAGATGAGGAGAAGAATGAGGTTTTGTCATTAGATCAG GTGATTCTTCCTATGCCAGGAAATAGTGTCAAGTATCCAGAAAACCTTTTGGGTCAATGGTATCAAGACTGA